In one Melospiza melodia melodia isolate bMelMel2 chromosome 5, bMelMel2.pri, whole genome shotgun sequence genomic region, the following are encoded:
- the NPFFR2 gene encoding LOW QUALITY PROTEIN: neuropeptide FF receptor 2 (The sequence of the model RefSeq protein was modified relative to this genomic sequence to represent the inferred CDS: substituted 1 base at 1 genomic stop codon) yields the protein MASLQISFRAHXNTRRRMDSNSSLDWPHLDLLNYNKMYKYLYLEGNVSYVDFYLHQPWVAAVFITSYLLILLLCMVGNEGVCFIVLWSRHMRTVTNLFILNLAVSDLLVGFFCMPTTLLDNIIAGWPFGSLVCKMSRMVQGISVSASVFTLVAIAMDRFRSIVHPFKPKLTVPAATIAVIWALAVAIMCPSAAGEALPAAPGHGQRHPPVFWCREEWPEPAMRKAYTTVLFANTYLAPVVLIALVYARIGVSLCHAAMPGPGKHGREQRRGAWRRKRKAIHMLVLVTLLFALSWLPLWSLMLLSDYGSLSDVQLRLINVYFYPLAHWLAFSNSSVNPIIYGFRNRSFRRGFQAVLQLQLCSRPASAQPAPGQAALPAAPCPPAQDPPPHTTKGGNRVNKQQALLMEELEENGME from the exons ATGGCCTCTTTACAAATATCTTTTAGGGCACATTAGAACACAAGGAGGAGAATGGACTCAAACTCCTCGTTGGATTGGCCTCACTTGGATTTGCTGAATTACAACAAGATGTACAAGTACCTTTACCTGGAAGGAAATGTCTCCTACGTGGACTTCTACCTCCACCAGCCTTGGGTGGCTGCTGTCTTCATCACCTCCTACCTGCTCATCCTCCTCCTGTGCATGGTGGGCAACGAGGGGGTTTGTTTCATCGTGCTGTGGAGCAGGCACATGCGCACGGTCACCAACTTGTTCATCCTGAACCTGGCTGTCAGTGACTTGCTGGTGGGGTTCTTCTGCATGCCCACCACCCTCCTGGACAACATCATTGCAG GGTGGCCCTTTGGGAGCCTGGTGTGCAAGATGAGCAGGATGGTCCAAGGCATCTCTGTTTCTGCCTCTGTCTTCACTCTGGTTGCTATTGCCATGGACAG GTTCCGGAGCATCGTGCACCCCTTCAAGCCGAAGCTGACCGTCCCCGCCGCCACCATCGCGGTGATCTGGGCACTGGCCGTGGCCATCATGTGTCCCTCGGCGGCAGGAGAAGCgcttccagctgctcctgggcatggGCAACGCCACCCACCCGTGTTCTGGTGCCGGGAGGAGTGGCCCGAGCCGGCCATGAGGAAGGCCTACACCACGGTGCTCTTTGCCAACACCTACCTGGCTCCGGTGGTGCTCATTGCGCTCGTGTACGCCAGGATCGGCGTTTCCCTGTGCCACGCCGCCATGCCTGGGCCGGGGAAGCACGGCCGGGAGCAGCGGCGCGGAGCGTGGAGGAGGAAGCGGAAAGCCATCCACATGCTCGTCCTTGTCACCCTGCTTTTCGCCCTGTCCTGGCTTCCCCTGTGGAGCCTGATGCTGCTGTCGGACTACGGCAGCCTGTCGGACGTGCAGCTGCGGCTGATCAATGTGTACTTCTATCCCCTGGCTCACTGGCTGGCCTTCTCCAACAGCAGTGTCAACCCCATCATCTACGGCTTCCGCAATCGGAGTTTCCGCCGCGGCTTCCAGGccgtgctccagctccagctctgctccaggcccgcctcggcccagccagccccaggccAGGCCGCCCTGCCCGCTGCCCCCTGCCCGCCGGCCCAGGATCCCCCTCCCCACACAACCAAGGGAGGAAACCGGGTCAATAAGCAGCAGGCTTTGCTCATGGAGGAGCTTGAAGAGAATGGGATGGAGTGA
- the LOC134419124 gene encoding ras association domain-containing protein 6-like: protein MIPEFGHRRRERERMRQERGYGKGYPCYESHTLRSRREQELDCATLPRTSSDATAVRRRTKLPTITRTEVETHRFSINGHFYNHETSVFTPAFGSETKIRINSQMRTRQVIEQLLRKFKIENSPHEFALYVIHASGEKKQLRSRDVPLLHRLLQGPSEKVAKFFLMDRDVEEISSDVAQYISFHLPFLESILPRINEEEKQEIQQTTAR from the exons ATGATCCCCGAGTTTGGCCACAGGAGGCGGGAACGGGAGAGGATGAGGCAAGAGCGAGGTTATGGCAAGG GTTATCCATGCTATGAAAGTCACACTCTCAggtccaggagggagcaggagctcGACTGTGCCACCCTGCCCCGCACCAGCAGCGATGCCACGGCCGTGCGCAGGAGGACCAAGCTCCCCACCATCACCAGGACAGAAGTAGAAACTCACAGGTTCTCTATCAATGGCCACTTCTACAACCACGAG ACATCCGTTTTCACTCCGGCTTTTGGGTCAGAAACCAAAATAAGAATCAACAGCCAGATGAGAACCAGACAAGTGATAGAGCAGTTGCTTCGGAAGTTTAAG atagAAAACAGCCCCCATGAATTTGCACTTTACGTTATCCATGCATCTGGAG AAAAGAAGCAGCTGAGGAGTAGAGATGTTCCCTtgctgcacaggctgctgcaggggccctCTGAGAAGGTTGCCAAGTTCTTTCTCATGGATAGGGACGTGGAAGAGATCAGCAGTGAT GTGGCTCAGTACATTTCATTCCATCTTCCCTTCTTGGAATCCATTCTGCCCAGAATAAATGAAGAGGAGAAGCAGGAAATTCAACAGACAACTGCTAGGTAA
- the LOC134419126 gene encoding uncharacterized protein LOC134419126, which translates to MGIQKVKVKVLILKLLRLQQVCYFKVQFIILPRRMAREGTERWHSRLSPGHPGPARARVPRSAPCSAERGLGARSGANALGSAAAPGGGGRCPQGRKNHQTPPIFAKSFGVWAAKGKRPQHQGSAGGLWSCPRCGAVLAGAPWSLPSPGTQREPCPKWLWHLGRNVAAVPEQLEEKTSQQRQIATEARVVFGAGSAESCICLCCHSLSTAWEQPGNGTGAISDAPVRRTQTQPFSLTGPSTQSSAHILRAKSSIQREKTQKKKHQQGRDKRIPVG; encoded by the exons ATGGGAATTCAGAAAGTGAAGGTCAAGGTGCTGATATTGAAGCTCCTCAGGTTGCAGCAAGTGTGTTATTTCAAAGTACAGTTTATAATCCTGCCCAGGAGAATGG CCCGTGAGGGGACAGAGCGCTGGCACAGCCGCCTCAGCCCGGGTCACCCTGGCCCTGCCCGGGCCCGCGTCCCCCGGAGCGCGCCCTGCAGCGCAGAACGCGGCCTCGGAGCCAGGAGCGGGGCCAATGCCCTCGGCTCGGCAGCGGCGCCGGGAGGCGGCGGGCGGTGCCCTCAG GGCAGGAAAAATCATCAAACTCCTCCCATCTTTGCCAAAAGCTTTGGTGTTTGGGCAGCCAAAGGCAAGAGGCCTCagcaccagggctctgctggagggCTCTGGTCCTGCCCACGCTGTGGG GCTGTCCTTGCTGGAGCACCCTGGTCCCTGCCATCCCCTGGGACACAGAGGGAGCCCTGTCCCAAGTGGCTTTGGCACCTTGGCAGGAATgtggcagcagtcccagagcagctggag GAGAAAACCtcccagcagagacagattgcaacGGAGGCCAGAGTTGTGTTTGGAGCAGGGAGTGCTGAGAGCTGCATCTGCCTGTGCTGCCACAGCCTGAGCACagcctgggaacagcctgggaaCGGGACTGGGGCAATTTCTGATGCCCCAGTGAGAAGAACACAAACTCAGCCATTCAGCCTGACAGGCCCCTCCACCCAGAGCTCAGCACACATCCTCAGAGCTAAGTCCAGCatccaaagggaaaaaacccagaagaaaaag CACCAGCAGGGAAGGGACAAGAGGATCCCTGTGGGATGA